The Prinia subflava isolate CZ2003 ecotype Zambia chromosome 23, Cam_Psub_1.2, whole genome shotgun sequence region agctggcagtgacGCCCTCCCAGCCACGTCGGAGCGAAattcctggagggatttcaaACTGCCTGGCCGCAGGAACACCCCGTGCGCTCTTTTATCCCCGGGATGAGGAGTCCGGGGCTGGAATCCTCCCGCTGCGGCCCCACCTGGGGATCAGGGATGGGTTTGTctcattccctgctctcctccagacCCGTCACTGGGAGatgtcccctctccctgctcacaccGAGGGTGCTgccccttctcttccttctctgcccCTCTTGGAAGAAGTTTGAGCTCTAAAATCAGGCAGAATTTGTTTACCAGGATCTGCATCTTGATTTTctgtgggggaagggagagctggATGAAACCCACAGCGATTGCTGTCACCAGCGAGCGGAGCATAAATAGCTCCTTCAAAAGGCGCCTTGAGCTCCTTCAAAAGACGCCTCAAACTCCTTCAAAAGACGCCTCGAGCTCCCAAAATCTCCCTGATCTGGCAGCTTTCCCCTCTCAgctggagaattcaaatcccgTCTCCAAGGGAATCCAgattccttctcctccctggcaTGCGGAGCCAACCCCGGGCACCTCGTGTGACCTCGCACGAACCTTTGAGCACCCAGGGTCCATCCTCTGCCCGGAAATTGTGATGGAATTAGCCAGAAATTGGGATCTCACATGAAAATCCCCACTGGGGTGGAGGTTTTTCCCAAATCTCCACTGGTTCCTCCCAAATCTCCACTGAGGACAGAAGTTTTTCCCAAATCTCCACTGGTTTCTCCCAAATCTCCACTGGGATGGAGGTTCCCCCCAGATTTCCACTGGGGTGGAGGTTCTTCCCAAATTTCCACTAGGATGGAGGTTTTTCCCTAAATTTCCACTGGGGTGGAGGTTTTTCCCAAATCTCCACTGGTTCTCCTCCCAAATCTCCACTGGTGACAGAAGTTCCTCTCAAATCTCCTCTGCTTTCTCCCAAATTTCCACTGGTTCTCCCAAATCTCCACCAGTTCCTCCCAAATCTCCACCAGGGATGGAGGATCCACCCAGATTTCCACTGAGATGGAGGTTCTTCCCAGATTTCCACTGGGATGGAGGTTCTTCCCAAATCTCCACTGGTTCCTCCCAAATCTCCACTGGTGACAGAAGTTCCTCTCAAATCTCCTCTGCTTTCTCCCAAATTTCCACTGGTTCTCCCAAATCTCCACCAGTTCCTCCCAAATCTCCACCAGGGATGGAGGTTCCCCCCAGATTTCCACTGGGATGGAGGTTCCTCCCAAATTTCCACTGGGATGGAGGTTCTTCCCAAAATTTCCACTGGGATGGAGGTTCCTCCCAAATCTCCACCGATTTCTCCCAGATCTCCACAGATCCCTTGGGGGATTCTTCCCCAAGGTGAAGACGGGGGAGATCACACAGCTCCCCTCAGGAGGTGTCTCCACAGCCGGGGATTTTTTGGGTGGGATttccccatcccctgctcctccagctgtgccaccccCACCTCCCACCCCTCCAGGGACGtgtccccagctcagcctccccctTTGTCCCCCGGCAGGTCCCTCCAGCGCCATGCCTCGGgccaccaccctcatcctcatcctggccgggctctgctgctcctcgcTGGGCCAGTACAACGAGGAGGAGGACCTGGCGTGGCTCCAGTACTACCTGCGGCAGTCCCGCTCCTCCTCCTACAACTACGTGCCCTACTACGAGGAGGAAAGCCCCGCGTACGCCTACTCCTACCCCTCAGCCACCGACACGGAGCCCGAGCCCGAGCCCGAGCCGCAGCAAGCGGCGCCCTGGCGGTGTCCCCAGGAGTGTGACTGTCCCCCCAACTTCTCCTCGGCCATGTACTGCGACACGCGCGGCCTGCGGTACCTGCCCTTCGTGCCGTCGCGCATGAAGTACGTCTACTTCCAGAACAACCTCGTCACCTCCATCCAGGAGGGCGCCTTCGACAACGCCACCGAGCTGGAGTGGCTGGCGCTGCACAACAATCAGATCAGCAGTGAGAAGATGGGGAAAAAGGTTTTCGGGAAGCTGCGGCGCCTGGAGAGGCTCTACATGAACAACAACAACCTGACGCGGCTGCCCAGCCCGCTGCCGCGCTCGCTGCGGGAGCTCCACCTCTCCTACAACCACATCTCCAAGGTGCCTTCCAAcgccctggaggggctggagaacCTCACGGCGCTCTACCTCAGCCACAACTTCATCTTCGAGCTGGGCGCCTCCCTCAAGGGGCTCAAGTCGTTGATTTTGGCCGATCTGAGCTACAACAACCTGCGGAGGGTCCCCGACGGGCTGCCGGCGTCGCTGGAGCAGCTGTACCTGGAGTACAACTACATCAACGCCATCCCCGAGGGGTATTTCCAGGGGTCCCCCAGGCTGCTCTACGTGAGGATGTCCCACAACAGCCTGAGCGACCAAGggctctccagcagcaccttcaacagcagcagcatcctggagCTGGACCTCTCCTACAACCGCCTGCAGAAGATCCCGCGCGTCAACACCAACCTGGAGAACCTCTACCTGCAGGGGAACCAGATCAACGGTGAGCAGGGGTGGAAAACGGCCTggggcagggatttgggggttttgtgggggttcTGAGCGGATCTGAGCAAGGCAGGGGTGGGAGGTGTGGGGTCCCAGCCTGGGGCGCTCCTGTGGGATCCCTGTGCTGGATTCTGGGGGGTTCCCTGGGGTCTGAGCATCTCCGGGGAGATGGTGGAAAGCAGGGGATGAACCAGCCGGGAGGGGTCTGTGGGGTTGGGAGGGGTCACGGcgatgggcagagctggggggtccccacagccacactggggacacagaacaccctgggcagtgccagcacagggacagggacattccccagtgccagcacagggacagggacattcccagggcacagggacattcaccagtgcccagggcacagggacattctgcagtgccagcacagggacagggacattccccagtgcccagggacattctgcagtgccagcacagggacagggacattcctcagtgcccagggcacagggacaggggcattCCCCAAtgcccaggacacagggacagggacattccCCAGTgtcagcacagggcacagggacattccccagtgcccagggcacagggacattccccagtgccagcacagggacagggacattccccagtgcccagggccagcacagggcacagggacattcccagggcacagggacattcCCCAGTgtcagcacagggcacagggacattccccagtgcccagggcacagggacattccccagtgccagcacagggacagggacattccccagtgcccagggccagcacagggcacagggacattcccagggcacagggacattccccagtgccagcacagggcacagggacattcccaggacacagggacattccccagtgccagcacagggacagggacattccccagtgccagcacagggcacagggacattccccagtgccagcacagggacagggacattccccagtgcccagggccagcacagggcacagggacattcccagggcacagggacattccccagtgccagcacagggcacagggacattcccaggacacagggacattccccagtgccagcacagggacagggacattccccagtgccagcacagggcacagggacattccccagtgccagcacagggacagggacattccccagtgcccagggccagcacagcccctctgtcccctccacaGCCCCATCGGTGTCCCCAAAGCCCCCACGTGTCCCCGCCTGCAGCTGAGGGGTTTGTGTGTCCCTTCGGGGCTCCCGGCGCTCCGATCCCGCTCTCCTGCCGGGCCTGGCGCTCCCTCCCCTCCGtgcacaaacaaacaaagggaACAGATTGTTCTGGGGCTGCTCTGGTTATAAAAACTGCCTGGAAAAATAAACCCCGAGCAAAAGCTCCCGGGAAAAGCCGGCCTTGATCCCCTCACCTGCCAGGACCTGAGGGCAGGACTGAGCTGGGATCgaggggtgggaatgggaatgggaataggaaaggggatggggatggggatgggaatgggaataatgggaatgggaatgggaatgggaatgggaatgggaatgggaatgggaatgggaatgggaacgggaatgggaatgggaatggggatggggatgggaacgTGTCGGTGCAGCCATCAGCTGttgcagggaaaacacagaacCCCGCAGcggggagctgccagcagcacagacacggGAACAGATTCCCAAATGTTTGCTTTCCAAAGCCGGAGCTGCCGCCGTCTGCCCACGAACGCCGTGGAGCCACGGCCGGCTccgccccctcctcctcctcctcctcctcctcctcctcctcctcctcctctgcgGGTCCTGCTGACCttcacagcacccccaggagcGGGGATGCGGCTCCAGGAGCGCGGCTCCAGCCCCTTTGGAGCACCCAGCCCGCGGCCGTGCCCCTGCGCCCCACCGAGGGTCCCCTCTGTGGGTGcagccccccaaaatcccagcgTGGCTCCCCCGTTACCCCCGctgccttctgcagcagcagcagccaggcctggagctctgctgccctctAGGCTCAGATc contains the following coding sequences:
- the FMOD gene encoding fibromodulin, whose protein sequence is MPRATTLILILAGLCCSSLGQYNEEEDLAWLQYYLRQSRSSSYNYVPYYEEESPAYAYSYPSATDTEPEPEPEPQQAAPWRCPQECDCPPNFSSAMYCDTRGLRYLPFVPSRMKYVYFQNNLVTSIQEGAFDNATELEWLALHNNQISSEKMGKKVFGKLRRLERLYMNNNNLTRLPSPLPRSLRELHLSYNHISKVPSNALEGLENLTALYLSHNFIFELGASLKGLKSLILADLSYNNLRRVPDGLPASLEQLYLEYNYINAIPEGYFQGSPRLLYVRMSHNSLSDQGLSSSTFNSSSILELDLSYNRLQKIPRVNTNLENLYLQGNQINEFSISSFCSVVDVMNYSRLQVLRLDGNGIKRNAVPPDAPLCLRRASVIEI